The window GCAGGTGGTAACCTAACTTGATTGGATATCTCAATAACGATGCAGTCTGAAGATTTTAAATGAGTAATCAGAATCCATAGATATCCATGATTTAATTCAAGCTGCACTTTCCCTAGAAGTGCAGTTTGTTTTTATCTCGCTTTCGCGAAAGCGAAATAACTAAAGATTAATCATTAAATAGTATCTTGAGAGTCAATTTTAAGGATTAAAATTTTGAATAGAAGATTACCTTCTTGAATTTAAAAACCCATGCAGTCTAGCTGGAATTAAAATGAAAAAAAGACACCAACAAAAACTTGTTATTCTATCTATAGGACTAGTAATTTTCTTGAATGTACCCATCATATTTATATTTAATAGTGAGTTCTCAATTTTAGGAGTACCAGTCTTATATGCGTACATTTTTTTAGTGTGGTTGTTGAGTGTAATTATAACTTTTACAGTGATTAAAAGATATGCCTAGCTACGCCATCATATTAGTGATTGTGGGATATTTATCGCTCTTATTTGCGATAGGGATCTGGGCAGACCGTAGGTCAAAATCTAAATGGGTGCATAATCCATGGGTCTATGCCTTGTCTCTTGCAGTATATTGCAGTGCTTGGACCTATTATGGTAGCGTGGGAATTGCAGCCACCAGTGGTGTAAGCTTCTTAACGACCTATCTAGGTCCAGTGATCGCTTTGCCATTATGGATATTAATTTTAAAACGAGTAGTTCTTATTTCAAAGCAGTATCAAGTCGCCAGTATTGCCGATTTTATTTCGCTACGTTATGGAAACAACCGTTCTATAGGTGCGATAGTAACTATAATTTGTGTTGTTGCTGTTTTACCTTATATCGCCTTACAATTAAAAGCAGTTTCAGAGACTTTTGATATACTCTCAGACAGCTCAAAAAGCACCAGCATTTTTACAGACAGTACTTTTTACATAGCGGTACTGCTTGCGGTGTTCGTGGCGCTTTTTGGAACTCAAACTACTGATGCCTCTCGCAGGCGCAGCGGTCTTGTTTTCACAGTTGCCGTAGAAAGCTTGCTGAAGCTGGTTTTCTTTTTGATCATAGGTATTTATATTACCTTTTACTTGTTTGATGGAACGACCGATATTTATGAACAAGTCTCAGCTTTAGATGGTTTTGAAAATCTAGCCACCTTTTCAAATATGGAAGCCAGTATCAACTGGTATTTTATGATCGCGCTATCGTTTTTTGCGATATTCTTATTGCCTAGACAGTTTCAAGTTAGTGTGGTAGAAAACACCTCAACAAATCATTTGAAAAAAGCAAGTTGGGTATTCCCTTTGTACTTATTGCTCTTTAATGTATTTGTAATTTTTATCGCATGGGCAGGAAAATTATTGCTTTCTGGAGATGTAAACCCAGATTATTATACGCTGCATTTGCCGCTAGAACATGGTCATCAACTTTTAGGATTAATGGTTTTCTTAGGTGGTTTATCGTCCGTGATTTCTATGGTAGTAGTAAGTGCTCTTGCTTTGAGCACCATGATCAGTAATAACCTCATTATTCCATATGGGTTTTTAAAAGTGCTTAATAAGAGTAACCCTAGCAGCAATGCGCGTAATATTAAAAATATACGTAGAGTTTCTATTTTCATCTTGATTATAGGCGCTTACTTTTTCTATGTGAACTTTAATATTCAGTTGTCACTCTTTAGTATAGGGTTAATTGCTTTTGTGATCATAGCACAACTCGCACCTGCCTTTTTTATAGGCTTGTTTTGGAATCGTGGTAGTGCTGCGGCTGCAAAAATGGGAATCCTTGCTGGATCATCAGTTACTTTTTACACACTTGCATTACCTTTTATAAACGAAGTTTTTGTAGAAGGTAGCACCTTAGTAAGCAATGGGCCTTTTGACATAGTACTTTTAAAACCTTATGAACTTTTTGGACTGGATTTTATGCCGCCAGTAACCCATGCATTTTTTTGGTCGATGGTTTTTAATGTGATGTTCTATTTGATTTTCTCAGTGATCAAAAAAGGTAATTACAGAGAGCGTAATTATGCTGAACTTGTTGTTAACGCATCAAGTTATGGAGATTTACAAGAAAACGCCTTTGTATGGCGTGGAGAAGCTTATGTATCTGAAATAAGAAAAGCACTCACACGATTTTTAGGAGAGAAGCGCACGGCTCGAGCACTCGACATTTTCTATCGCAAGTATGATCTGAATCCGCAAGAAGAAAAAGCCGATGCTCGTCTGGTCAACTTTTCAGAAAAACTACTCACTGGTTCTATAGGTGCTGCCAGCGCTAAGCTCATGATAAGCAGTGTGGTAAAAGAACAACCAGTAACCTTACCAGAAGTACTTAAAATCTTAGAAGAAAGTAAAGAAACTATAACTGCAAATAAACAACTACAACAACAATCCCACGATTTAAAAAGGCTTACAAATAATCTTCAAGAAGCAAATGAAGCACTTGTAGAAAAAGACCGTCAGAAAGATGAGTTTCTCGATACCGTAGCACACGAACTTAAAACACCTACAGCTTCCATAAGAGCTGCTAGCGAGATCCTTGCCGATGCTGATGATATGCCGAAAGAACTAAAGCAAAAATTCCTTAACAACATTGTCAATGATGCCGATAGACTGGCGGTTTTGATTACTAATATTCTAGATCTTGAAAAATTATCCAGCGGTCGTGAAATTATGGATAAAAGGGAACACTTGTTAAAAAACACTGTAACTAAAGCAGTGGATGGCATCTATCAACTTGCGCTCAAAAAAGGTGTTCAGATTGAAGTAAATGAAGTAGAAAATATAAGCATGTTTTACGATGAAGACCGCATTCTACAAGTCTTTACAAACTTACTATCTAATAGTATCAAGTTTGTACCTGAAGGCAGCGGCTTGATTACCATTAACACTCGACATAACAGCGATAAAGTTATCATGTCGTTTGAAGATAATGGTAAAGGAATCCCGCCAGAAGATATGCAGTACATCTTTGAAAAGTTTTATCAATCTAATGATCAGAATGTTAAGAAGCCTATCGGCAGTGGTATGGGACTCGCCATAAGCCGTCACATTATAGAAAGTCATAATGGAACCATTAACGTGGATCCTGATTTTAAAAGAGGAGCCCGATTTATAGTAGAATTAAAAACAGCAGGAAAATGAAGAAGATTTTAATAGTAGATGATGAACCTAACATAGTGATGTCACTGGAGTATGCCTTTCAAAAACAAGGTTACCACGTGTTTATCGCTAGAGATGGAAGTGAGGCGCTGGTTATCATGGAACGCGAGCATCCAGATGTTGTTATTCTCGACGTGATGATGCCACAGGTAGATGGTTATGAAACCATTAAAATGATAAAGGAGAATCCCGCTTTCGCGAAAGCGAGAGTCATCTTCCTATCTGCAAAAAGCAAAGCAGCCGATATAGAAAAAGGTCTCAATCTAGGTGCTGACCAATATTTTACGAAACCATTTTCTGTAAAAAAACTCATTACTGCGGTAGATCATTTAATAAGAATATAGTTATGGATTACAATTCATTTTATCAAAAAAGCATAAATGCTCCTGAAGGTTTCTGGCAAGAGCAAAGCAATGCCATAGAATGGTTTCAAAAACCAAAAAACATCTTATCTAAAAATACAGACGACTATTATCACTGGTTTCAAGACGGAAAAACAAACCTGAGCTATTTATGTATTGATAAACATATTAAGGATGGTTACGGAGAACAAAATGCTATCATTTATGATAGTCCAGTAACTGACACTAAAAAGTTCATCACTTTTAATGAGTTGCATCAAGAGGTTTCCAAACTCGCTGGTGGATTACAATCTTTAGGATTAAAAAAGGGTGATACTTGTCTCATTTATATGCCTATGATACCACAGGCTATTTATGCCATGCTAGCTTGCGCTAGATTAGGAGTTATACATTCAGTGGTATTTGGTGGTTTTGCGCCTCATGAGCTTGCTATACGTATAGATGACTGTAAACCTAAAGCAGTCATAACAGCTTCTCACGGTATAGAAATTAAACGTATCATACCTTATAAGCCTTTTGTGGACCAGGCGATGGAAGAATCAAGTTTTAAACCTCAAAATGTGATTCTTTATAATAGAGATAACGCACCATTGAGTGTTGTTAAATCTTATGATATTGATTACTCGGAGCTTGTAAAAAAATCAAATCCTGTCGAACCAGTAGAGTTA is drawn from Nonlabens dokdonensis DSW-6 and contains these coding sequences:
- a CDS encoding response regulator transcription factor; the encoded protein is MKKILIVDDEPNIVMSLEYAFQKQGYHVFIARDGSEALVIMEREHPDVVILDVMMPQVDGYETIKMIKENPAFAKARVIFLSAKSKAADIEKGLNLGADQYFTKPFSVKKLITAVDHLIRI
- a CDS encoding ATP-binding protein — protein: MPSYAIILVIVGYLSLLFAIGIWADRRSKSKWVHNPWVYALSLAVYCSAWTYYGSVGIAATSGVSFLTTYLGPVIALPLWILILKRVVLISKQYQVASIADFISLRYGNNRSIGAIVTIICVVAVLPYIALQLKAVSETFDILSDSSKSTSIFTDSTFYIAVLLAVFVALFGTQTTDASRRRSGLVFTVAVESLLKLVFFLIIGIYITFYLFDGTTDIYEQVSALDGFENLATFSNMEASINWYFMIALSFFAIFLLPRQFQVSVVENTSTNHLKKASWVFPLYLLLFNVFVIFIAWAGKLLLSGDVNPDYYTLHLPLEHGHQLLGLMVFLGGLSSVISMVVVSALALSTMISNNLIIPYGFLKVLNKSNPSSNARNIKNIRRVSIFILIIGAYFFYVNFNIQLSLFSIGLIAFVIIAQLAPAFFIGLFWNRGSAAAAKMGILAGSSVTFYTLALPFINEVFVEGSTLVSNGPFDIVLLKPYELFGLDFMPPVTHAFFWSMVFNVMFYLIFSVIKKGNYRERNYAELVVNASSYGDLQENAFVWRGEAYVSEIRKALTRFLGEKRTARALDIFYRKYDLNPQEEKADARLVNFSEKLLTGSIGAASAKLMISSVVKEQPVTLPEVLKILEESKETITANKQLQQQSHDLKRLTNNLQEANEALVEKDRQKDEFLDTVAHELKTPTASIRAASEILADADDMPKELKQKFLNNIVNDADRLAVLITNILDLEKLSSGREIMDKREHLLKNTVTKAVDGIYQLALKKGVQIEVNEVENISMFYDEDRILQVFTNLLSNSIKFVPEGSGLITINTRHNSDKVIMSFEDNGKGIPPEDMQYIFEKFYQSNDQNVKKPIGSGMGLAISRHIIESHNGTINVDPDFKRGARFIVELKTAGK